CAAATTTATCAATTATTTTTCTTGCAAGGTCAATGGCTGTTTCGCCTTTTGTTCCACTTCTCAATAAAATAGCAAGAAGTTCTGTATCTGTTAAATTATGTTCCCCATATTTTATCAGTTTTTCTCTTGGCTTTTCTTCTTCTTTCCAGTACTTCAATGACTTTTTCTTTTCCATTTTATGCAAGAAGAACTGATATTATACCAACAAGAAAAATACCATCATAAACACCTGCACCACCAATACTCATAACTCCAGGATAGGGTGGTAAATTTGCCAAATTTAGTAAATCAGCACCTATTAAAACACCGAGAACTCCAGAAATATAGGCAACAGGTATTTTATTTCCAGGAGAAAACAAAAATGCAAGTGAAACACTAACAAGTGGGGGAATTAAAGCAGGAATTGTAATACCAAGTCCTGGAATAACTCTTGATAATTTAAAACAGACAATTGTTGAGATAATAGTTGCAAATAAAGTAGGTAGAGGAGGTGCTTTAGGTAATAAATAGATGCAGAGTAAAATTGGAATTATTGCTCCTCCGACATTAATGGCTATAACCTGTTCTGTCTGTAATTGAGGAAGTCCGAAAGGTTGAAATAAAAAGAATAAATCTCTTGAAGGTGGAATAATTGTTGCTTCTTTGCTGTAAATAGGTATGTTTATCCCGCTTCCAATAAGAGAAAGAAGGAGAATAAAAAAAGCAAAAGCAGGAGATAGTCCAAGTTTACTCAAAGCAATCCTTATTATCTCAATTTGAATTAAAAAAAGAAAAACAGGTAACAGAAGAATAAAAAATATCAAAAGCAAAATTAAAGAAAAAGGCAGAAAGAACATTATTTACCCCCTTTATCTTTATAAACGCCAGGGACAAAATATTTACTCATAACTTCTTTTATCCATTTCATTGACTGGGAAGGTGACATTTTCCAGTTAACAGGACATGGTGAAAGGATTTCTACAAGAGAAAAACCTTTATTTTCAATCTGATATTGAAACGCTTTTTTTATTGCTAACTTTGTTTTTATTATACCAGGGATTGAATCAACTGCTGTTCTTTCAAGATAAGTAACTCCATCAATCTGAGAAAGTAATTCACAAACTTTAAGAGGATAACCATGATAATTTGGTTCTCTCCCAAAAATTGTAGTTGT
This bacterium DNA region includes the following protein-coding sequences:
- a CDS encoding DUF1614 domain-containing protein → MFFLPFSLILLLIFFILLLPVFLFLIQIEIIRIALSKLGLSPAFAFFILLLSLIGSGINIPIYSKEATIIPPSRDLFFLFQPFGLPQLQTEQVIAINVGGAIIPILLCIYLLPKAPPLPTLFATIISTIVCFKLSRVIPGLGITIPALIPPLVSVSLAFLFSPGNKIPVAYISGVLGVLIGADLLNLANLPPYPGVMSIGGAGVYDGIFLVGIISVLLA